In a single window of the Pontibacter russatus genome:
- the mraZ gene encoding division/cell wall cluster transcriptional repressor MraZ translates to MNFLSGEYECKIDPKGRLVLPAKIKTNLPEESGNHVVLMRGFEPCLVLYPKAEWKVIYDKVAGLNEFNEEYRHFQRNFFRGNTEIELDGTGRFIVPKTMARFAELDKEAIVVGLGNRVEIWNPDRYEDFLIKDQQNFSQLAQKFLGDKPAEEPLM, encoded by the coding sequence ATGAATTTTCTCTCTGGCGAATATGAGTGCAAGATTGACCCCAAAGGAAGATTGGTTTTACCTGCGAAGATAAAAACCAACCTGCCCGAGGAGTCTGGCAACCATGTGGTGCTGATGAGAGGATTTGAGCCTTGCCTGGTGCTGTACCCCAAGGCAGAGTGGAAGGTGATCTATGACAAGGTGGCCGGGCTGAACGAGTTCAACGAGGAGTACCGCCACTTTCAGCGGAACTTCTTCCGGGGCAACACCGAGATTGAGCTGGACGGCACGGGTCGTTTCATCGTCCCGAAGACCATGGCGCGTTTCGCGGAACTTGACAAAGAGGCGATTGTGGTGGGGCTCGGGAACCGCGTGGAGATATGGAACCCTGACCGGTATGAGGATTTCCTCATCAAGGACCAGCAGAATTTCTCACAGCTCGCCCAGAAGTTTCTGGGGGATAAACCGGCTGAAGAGCCGCTGATGTAA
- the rsmH gene encoding 16S rRNA (cytosine(1402)-N(4))-methyltransferase RsmH: MEYHRPVMLEESVAALAVKPEGIYVDVTFGGGGHSALIASRLTTGKLYGFDQDRDAEEQAKKLAGATFQFVRANFRDLKKYLRLYRITAVDGVLADLGVSSHQFDVPERGFSTRFDGPLDMRMNPESGMTAQEVLETYPEEQLHRIFGIYGEVKNAKTLARTVVEKRSRAPLHTISDFKQAISSCTPKGKENKYLAQVFQALRIEVNDEMKALEEMLEQATELLKPGGRLAVISYHSLEDRLVKNYIGKGKFFGEVEKDLFGNEIKPLEAVHRKPITPSGQELLQNSRSRSAKLRVAEKKEERVRK; encoded by the coding sequence ATGGAGTACCACCGACCGGTCATGTTAGAGGAGTCAGTAGCGGCTTTGGCCGTGAAGCCGGAGGGCATCTATGTAGACGTGACCTTTGGCGGCGGCGGGCATTCGGCACTCATCGCAAGCAGGCTTACAACCGGTAAGCTGTACGGTTTTGACCAGGACCGCGATGCAGAGGAGCAGGCGAAGAAGCTGGCTGGCGCTACATTCCAGTTTGTCCGCGCCAACTTCCGCGACCTCAAAAAATACCTGCGCCTGTACCGCATCACAGCGGTAGACGGTGTTCTGGCTGATCTGGGGGTGTCGTCGCACCAGTTCGATGTGCCGGAGCGCGGCTTCTCCACCCGCTTCGATGGCCCGTTGGACATGCGCATGAACCCGGAGTCGGGCATGACGGCGCAGGAGGTGCTGGAAACCTACCCGGAGGAGCAACTGCACCGCATCTTCGGCATATATGGTGAGGTGAAGAACGCCAAGACGCTGGCCCGCACGGTGGTGGAGAAGCGAAGCAGAGCGCCGCTGCACACCATCAGCGACTTTAAGCAGGCGATAAGCTCCTGCACGCCGAAAGGCAAAGAGAACAAATACCTGGCGCAGGTCTTTCAGGCGCTCCGCATCGAGGTTAACGACGAGATGAAGGCCCTGGAGGAGATGCTGGAGCAGGCCACGGAGCTGCTGAAGCCCGGCGGGCGACTGGCGGTGATTTCTTACCACTCGCTGGAAGACAGGCTTGTGAAGAATTATATCGGTAAAGGAAAGTTTTTCGGGGAGGTGGAGAAGGACCTGTTCGGAAACGAGATAAAACCGCTGGAGGCGGTGCACCGCAAACCCATCACACCATCCGGGCAGGAACTGCTGCAGAACAGCCGCTCGAGAAGCGCGAAGCTACGGGTGGCAGAGAAGAAGGAGGAGCGCGTGCGAAAGTAA
- a CDS encoding FtsL-like putative cell division protein produces MASNVLTRKAEAPRGNLARVKPAPEVPKPPKARGFSLFALLDKYANVDALFEHGVPLKFMPHVLFLTGITLFYIGNTHFAEKTIRKIDKTKVETEDLRADFTTLKSEYMEASKQSEVARNVAPLGLVESSSPPFQVIVPADEY; encoded by the coding sequence ATGGCTTCAAACGTACTAACAAGGAAGGCAGAGGCGCCCAGGGGTAACCTGGCGCGTGTAAAGCCAGCACCGGAAGTGCCTAAGCCTCCGAAGGCCAGGGGCTTCAGCCTCTTTGCGCTGCTTGACAAGTATGCCAACGTTGATGCCCTGTTTGAGCACGGCGTTCCCCTCAAGTTTATGCCGCACGTCCTTTTCCTGACGGGCATCACCCTCTTCTATATAGGCAACACACACTTCGCCGAGAAGACCATCCGCAAGATAGACAAGACCAAAGTAGAGACAGAAGACCTGCGCGCTGATTTCACGACGCTGAAGTCTGAGTATATGGAGGCCAGCAAGCAGTCGGAGGTGGCACGCAATGTGGCGCCCCTCGGCCTGGTCGAAAGTTCATCTCCACCCTTTCAAGTGATTGTGCCCGCCGATGAATATTAA